A genomic stretch from Phocoena phocoena chromosome 9, mPhoPho1.1, whole genome shotgun sequence includes:
- the LRRN3 gene encoding leucine-rich repeat neuronal protein 3, with protein MKDLPLQIHVLLGLAITTLVQAVDKKADCPRLCTCEIRPWFTPRSIYMEASTVDCNDLGLSNFPARLPADTQILLLQTNNIAKIEYSIDFPVNLTGLDLSQNNLSSVTNINVKKMPQLLSVYLEENKLTELPEKCLSGLSNLQELYINHNLLSTISPGAFIGLHNLLRLHLNSNRLQMINSKWFEALPNLEILMIGENPIIRIKDMNFKPLINLRSLVIAGINLTEIPDNALVGLENLESISFYDNRLIKVPHVALQKVVNLKFLDLNKNPINRIRRGDFSNMLHLKELGINNMPELISIDSLAVDNLPDLRKIEATNNPRLSYIHPNAFFRLPKLESLMLNSNALSALYRSTIESLPNLKEISIHSNPIRCDCVIRWINMNKTNIRFMEPDSLFCVDPPEFQGQNVRQVHFREMMEICLPLIAPESFPSNLDLETGSYVSLHCRATAEPQPEISWIIPSGKKLLPNTLTDKFYVHSEGTLDISGISPTEGGLYTCIATNLVGADLKSIMIKVDGSFPQDNNGSLNIKIKDVQANSVLVSWKASSKILKSSVKWTAFVKTQNSHAAQSARIPSDVKVYNLTHLNPSTEYKICIDIPTIYQKSRKQCVNVTTKGLHPDGKEYDKSNITTFMAYLGGFLGIIGMICLFSCLSQEMNCDGGHNYVRNYLQKPTFAFSELYPPLINLWEAGKEKGTALEVKATVIRVPTNMS; from the coding sequence ATGAAGGACCTGCCACTCCAAATTCATGTGCTACTTGGCCTAGCTATCACTACACTAGTACAAGCTGTAGATAAAAAAGCAGATTGCCCACGATTGTGTACATGTGAAATCCGGCCCTGGTTTACACCTAGATCCATTTATATGGAAGCATCTACAGTGGATTGTAATGATTTAGGTCTTTCAAATTTCCCAGCCAGATTGCCTGCTGACACACAGATCCTGCTCCTACAGACTAACAATATTGCAAAAATTGAATACTCCATAGACTTTCCAGTAAATCTTACTGGCCTGGACTTATCTCAAAACAATTTATCTTCAGTTACCAATATTAATGTAAAAAAGATGCCTCAGCTTCTTTCTGTGTACCTAGAGGAAAACAAACTTACTGAGCTGCCTGAAAAATGTCTGTCTGGACTTAGTAACTTACAAGAACTCTATATTAATCACAACTTGCTTTCTACAATTTCACCCGGAGCCTTTATTGGCCTACATAATCTTCTTCGACTTCATCTCAATTCTAATAGATTGCAGATGATCAACAGTAAGTGGTTTGAGGCTCTTCCCAATCTGGAGATTCTGATGATTGGGGAAAATCCAATCATCAGAATCAAAGACATGAACTTTAAGCCTCTTATCAATCTTCGCAGCCTGGTTATAGCTGGTATAAACCTCACGGAAATACCAGATAATGCCTTGGTTGGACTTGAAAACTTAGAAAGCATCTCTTTTTATGACAACAGGCTTATTAAAGTGCCCCATGTTGCTCTTCAAAAAGTGGTAAACCTCAAATTTTTGGATCTAAATAAAAATCCCATTAATAGAATACGGAGGGGTGATTTTAGCAAtatgctacatttaaaagaattggGGATAAACAATATGCCTGAGCTGATTTCCATCGACAGTCTTGCTGTGGATAATCTGCcagatttaagaaaaatagaagcTACTAACAACCCCAGGTTGTCTTACATTCACCCAAATGCATTTTTCAGACTACCCAAGCTGGAATCACTCATGCTTAACAGCAATGCCCTTAGTGCCCTGTACCGCAGTACCATTGAGTCTCTGCCAAACCTCAAGGAAATCAGCATACACAGCAATCCCATCAGGTGTGATTGTGTCATCCGTTGGATTAATATGAACAAAACCAACATTCGATTTATGGAGCCAGATTCACTGTTTTGCGTGGACCCACCTGAATTCCAAGGCCAGAATGTTCGGCAGGTACATTTCAGGGAAATGATGGaaatctgtctccctcttatagcTCCAGAGAGTTTTCCTTCTAATCTGGATTTAGAAACTGGGAGCTATGTTTCCTTACACTGCAGAGCTACTGCAGAGCCACAGCCTGAAATCTCCTGGATCATACCTTCTGGTAAAAAACTCCTGCCTAATACTCTGACAGACAAGTTCTATGTCCATTCTGAAGGCACACTAGATATAAGTGGCATCTCCCCAACAGAAGGGGGTTTATATACCTGTATAGCAACTAACCTGGTTGGTGCTGACTTGAAGTCTATTATGATCAAAGTGGATGGCTCTTTTCCCCAGGATAACAATGGATccttgaatattaaaataaaagatgttcAGGCCAACTCAGTTCTGGTGTCTTGGAAAGCAAGTTCTAAAATTCTCAAATCCAGTGTTAAGTGGACAGCCTTTGTCAAGACTCAAAATTCCCATGCTGCCCAAAGTGCTCGAATACCATCTGATGTCAAGGTATATAATCTTACTCATCTGAACCCATCAACTGAGTATAAGATTTGTATTGATATCCCCACCATCTatcaaaaaagcagaaaacaatgtGTAAATGTCACCACAAAAGGTTTGCACCCTGATGGAAAAGAGTATGATAAGAGTAACATCACAACATTTATGGCCTACCTTGGAGGTTTTCTGGGGATTATTGGTATGATATGTCTTTTCAGCTGCCTCTCTCAAGAAATGAACTGTGATGGTGGACATAACTATGTGAGAAATTACTTACAGAAACCAACCTTTGCATTCAGTGAGCTTTATCCTCCTCTGATCAACCTCTGGGAAGCAGGCAAAGAAAAAGGTACAGCATTGGAAGTAAAAGCAACTGTTATACGTGTGCCAACAAACATGTCCTAA